One window of the Hypanus sabinus isolate sHypSab1 chromosome 13, sHypSab1.hap1, whole genome shotgun sequence genome contains the following:
- the LOC132403881 gene encoding ATP-sensitive inward rectifier potassium channel 8-like, whose amino-acid sequence MLARKSIIPEEYVLARIAAENVRQPRYTIRPRQPRFINKNGACNAAHKNIREQGRFLQDVFTTLVDLKWRYTLFIFTMSFLCSWLLFAMMWWLVAFAHGDLDHRQSASFEPCVTKVRSFTSAFLFSIEVQVTIGFGGRMMTEECPMAITVLIMQNISGLIINAVMLGCIFMKTAQAHRRAETLIFSRHAVVCLRNGKLCFMFRVGDLRKSMIISASVRMQVVRKTTTTEGEVIPIHQIDILVDNPIDSNTIFLVAPLTISHVIDKRSPLYEISASDLQHQNLEVIVILEGVVETTGITTQARTSYIAEEILWGYRFVPIVTEEDGTYSVDYSKFGNRIKVATPRCTARELDEQPSILIQTLQRSELSHQNSPRKRSSMRRNNSMRRNNSFLNKVQFFTPDSTEY is encoded by the coding sequence ATGTTGGCCAGGAAGAGCATCATCCCAGAGGAGTACGTCCTGGCCCGGATCGCGGCTGAGAACGTCCGGCAGCCCCGCTATACGATACGTCCTCGCCAACCCCGCTTCATTAACAAGAACGGAGCTTGCAACGCGGCGCACAAGAACATCAGGGAGCAAGGACGCTTCCTGCAGGATGTCTTCACCACCCTGGTGGACCTGAAGTGGCGCTACACCCTCTTCATCTTCACCATGTCCTTCCTCTGCAGTTGGCTCCTCTTCGCCATGATGTGGTGGCTGGTGGCTTTCGCACACGGGGACCTGGACCACAGACAGAGCGCGTCCTTCGAGCCGTGCGTCACCAAGGTGAGATCTTTCACCTCGGCCTTCCTCTTCTCCATCGAGGTGCAGGTCACCATCGGCTTCGGCGGCAGGATGATGACCGAGGAGTGCCCCATGGCCATCACCGTGCTCATCATGCAGAACATCTCGGGGCTGATCATCAACGCCGTCATGCTGGGCTGCATCTTCATGAAGACGGCTCAGGCTCACCGGAGAGCGGAGACGCTGATCTTCAGCCGGCATGCCGTGGTCTGCCTGAGGAACGGCAAGCTCTGCTTTATGTTCAGAGTGGGCGACCTGAGGAAGAGCATGATCATCAGCGCCTCCGTCCGGATGCAGGTTGTGAGGAAGACCACCACCACCGAGGGAGAAGTTATCCCCATCCACCAGATCGACATCCTGGTGGACAACCCCATCGACAGCAACACCATCTTCCTGGTGGCGCCGCTCACCATCAGCCACGTTATAGACAAGCGGAGCCCTCTCTACGAGATCTCGGCCAGTGACCTGCAGCACCAGAACCTGGAGGTGATCGTCATACTGGAAGGCGTGGTGGAGACCACTGgcatcaccacccaggccaggacGTCTTACATCGCCGAGGAGATCCTGTGGGGCTACCGCTTCGTCCCGATCGTGACCGAAGAGGACGGTACCTACTCGGTGGATTACTCCAAGTTCGGCAACAGGATCAAAGTGGCAACTCCTCGCTGCACGGCCAGGGAGCTGGATGAGCAACCCTCCATCCTGATCCAGACCCTGCAGAGGAGTGAGCTCTCGCACCAGAACTCGCCGAGAAAGCGGAGTTCCATGAGGCGAAACAACTCAATGAGGAGGAACAACTCTTTCTTAAATAAAGTGCAGTTTTTTACTCCGGATAGCACAGAATACTGA